The following are encoded together in the [Limnothrix rosea] IAM M-220 genome:
- a CDS encoding TMEM43 family protein, protein MSDQVVRTETTGYFERIKNSIIGVFLGIVLFLAAFGVLYWNEGRVDLSKVVKKATEIPATGVPTVDIGEFVSVTGTLASPETLGDNPYLSAGDYIALRRRSEMFAWVENTQTETKKNTGGSETKTTTYSYSKQWESNPANSSGFERPAGHKNPTKTIDDASLKVRTANVGDFKLDLANLSYPISDNVKLSPQNVSPEYQSQQSGNYIFLGTGTLQAPNVGDIRLSYKALPGNIQTTVFGEFSAPQNLSPHKIRGISVYRLLKGTREQAIASLASSHKTMTWILRGVGFGMMWIGLTMMVEPLSVVLDFIPFIGGLSRNASGFVAFILAAILSSATILISIVLHSPIMIFLALGLSGFVAYRWTKRRKNKTADASA, encoded by the coding sequence ATGAGTGATCAAGTCGTTAGAACGGAAACCACAGGTTATTTTGAGCGCATTAAAAACTCCATTATTGGTGTGTTCTTAGGCATTGTGCTGTTTTTGGCAGCCTTTGGTGTTTTGTACTGGAATGAGGGACGAGTTGATTTATCGAAGGTGGTAAAAAAGGCCACTGAAATTCCAGCCACAGGTGTGCCGACAGTCGATATTGGCGAATTTGTTTCCGTCACTGGCACTTTAGCCAGCCCTGAAACCCTTGGCGATAACCCCTATTTGAGTGCGGGCGATTATATCGCTCTGAGACGACGCTCAGAAATGTTTGCGTGGGTAGAAAATACCCAAACGGAAACGAAAAAAAATACAGGTGGCTCCGAAACAAAAACGACGACTTATTCCTATTCAAAGCAATGGGAGAGTAACCCTGCTAATTCTTCTGGTTTTGAGCGGCCTGCTGGTCATAAAAATCCAACTAAAACTATTGATGATGCTAGTTTGAAAGTGAGGACAGCCAATGTTGGTGATTTCAAATTAGATTTAGCGAATTTGTCTTATCCGATTTCAGACAACGTTAAGCTTTCGCCCCAAAATGTTTCGCCAGAGTATCAATCTCAGCAATCGGGTAACTATATTTTTCTCGGCACAGGGACGCTACAAGCTCCTAATGTTGGTGATATACGCCTTAGCTACAAGGCGCTACCTGGCAATATTCAAACTACGGTTTTTGGGGAATTTTCAGCGCCACAGAATCTATCACCCCACAAAATTCGCGGTATTTCTGTTTATCGTCTCCTAAAGGGAACCCGTGAACAGGCGATCGCCTCCCTTGCCTCCTCCCACAAAACAATGACTTGGATTTTACGCGGCGTAGGGTTTGGCATGATGTGGATTGGCCTAACCATGATGGTTGAACCCTTAAGTGTTGTGCTTGACTTTATTCCATTTATTGGCGGACTCAGCCGAAATGCGTCAGGATTTGTCGCGTTTATCCTTGCCGCAATTTTATCGAGCGCAACAATCCTCATTTCAATTGTTTTGCACAGCCCAATTATGATCTTTTTAGCCCTTGGACTCAGTGGCTTTGTTGCCTACCGTTGGACAAAACGCCGCAAAAATAAAACTGCCGACGCATCTGCTTAG
- the gloA gene encoding lactoylglutathione lyase, which produces MKMLHTMIRVGNLDESINFYCDVLGMKLLRKKDYPGGKFTLAFVGYGDEKDNTVIELTHNWDTDSYDLGNGFGHVALGVDDIYGTCEKIRELGGKISREPGPMKHGTTVIAFVEDPNGYKIELIQMKKDTV; this is translated from the coding sequence ATGAAAATGCTACACACCATGATTCGCGTGGGAAACCTCGACGAATCGATCAACTTTTACTGCGATGTCCTCGGCATGAAACTGCTCCGCAAAAAGGACTATCCCGGCGGTAAATTCACCCTTGCTTTTGTGGGCTATGGCGACGAGAAAGACAATACCGTTATCGAACTTACCCACAACTGGGATACCGACAGTTATGACCTTGGCAATGGCTTTGGTCACGTGGCTCTGGGCGTTGATGATATTTATGGCACTTGCGAAAAAATCCGCGAACTCGGTGGCAAAATCTCCCGCGAACCCGGCCCGATGAAGCATGGCACAACAGTGATTGCTTTTGTTGAAGATCCTAACGGCTACAAAATCGAGCTAATTCAAATGAAAAAAGACACGGTTTAA